The Alnus glutinosa chromosome 7, dhAlnGlut1.1, whole genome shotgun sequence genome includes a region encoding these proteins:
- the LOC133873487 gene encoding thaumatin-like protein 1: METQALLCLTLAFLFFSGTHSVTFTIKNNCPYTIWPGTLTGGGLPQLTPTGLELASGASLALDVSANWSGRMWARTQCSDANGKFSCGTANCGSGQVTCNGAGAIPPASLVEFTLNGSGGQDFYDVSLVDGFNLPLTITPKGGSASCQSTSCPGNVNQVCPPELAVKGSDGSLIVCKSACEAFNQSQYCCTGDFSTPDRCPPTQYSKVFKDQCPQAYSYAYDDKTSTFTCPTGANYLVTFCP, from the exons ATGGAAACCCAAGCACTCCTCTGCCTTACCTTggcttttctcttcttctctg GGACTCACTCAGTAACATTCACAATAAAAAACAACTGCCCCTACACAATATGGCCAGGAACACTGACTGGCGGTGGCCTCCCTCAATTAACACCAACCGGGTTAGAGCTAGCCTCCGGAGCTTCGTTAGCCCTTGACGTTTCTGCTAACTGGTCAGGCCGCATGTGGGCACGAACCCAATGCTCCGATGCCAACGGCAAGTTCAGCTGTGGCACAGCCAACTGTGGCTCTGGACAGGTCACATGCAACGGTGCAGGTGCAATCCCACCAGCCTCACTCGTCGAGTTCACTCTAAATGGCAGCGGTGGACAAGATTTCTACGATGTCAGCCTTGTCGATGGCTTTAACTTGCCCTTGACGATAACCCCAAAAGGCGGCTCGGCTAGTTGCCAAAGCACAAGTTGTCCAGGGAATGTGAACCAGGTTTGCCCTCCGGAGTTGGCTGTGAAAGGGTCTGATGGCAGCTTAATCGTTTGCAAGAGCGCATGTGAGGCTTTCAATCAGTCGCAATACTGTTGCACCGGAGATTTTAGTACCCCAGATAGATGTCCGCCTACACAGTATTCCAAGGTTTTCAAGGATCAGTGCCCTCAGGCTTACAGCTATGCCTACGACGATAAAACTAGCACATTTACGTGCCCCACTGGTGCCAATTATCTTGTCACATTCTGTCCATAA